The Streptomyces sp. DH-12 genome has a window encoding:
- a CDS encoding ADP-ribosylglycohydrolase family protein, with protein sequence MTTDHSPKTRLERALASLRGLSVGDALGSQFFVPVNHPLLKRRELPEGPWQWTDDTEMACSVVTVLATHHRIDQDALAHSFAHRHDFDRGYGPAVNRLLRLVREGGDWRVLAAALFNGQGSWGNGAAMRIAPLGAWYADDPEQATHQAEISAYPTHQHREAVVGAMAVAAAAALAAAPDGPPRAEDLLDGVIALVPARSAVGAGLRRARDMLDYGDAATVAAVLGCGRRTTAHDTVPFALWSAARSLGDYEHAFWTTAQVGGDVDTTCAIVGGVLAAGSAGAPPEAWAERVEPLPEWVARVVEV encoded by the coding sequence ATGACCACTGATCATTCCCCGAAGACGCGCCTGGAGCGCGCCCTGGCCAGCCTGCGCGGCCTGTCGGTGGGGGATGCGCTCGGCTCGCAGTTCTTCGTGCCGGTGAACCACCCGCTGCTCAAGCGCCGCGAACTGCCCGAGGGCCCCTGGCAGTGGACCGACGACACCGAGATGGCGTGCTCCGTCGTCACCGTCCTCGCCACGCACCACCGCATCGACCAGGACGCCCTGGCCCACTCCTTCGCCCACCGCCACGACTTCGACCGGGGGTACGGCCCCGCGGTCAACCGGCTGCTGCGGCTCGTCCGCGAAGGCGGCGACTGGCGAGTGCTGGCCGCCGCGCTCTTCAACGGCCAGGGCTCGTGGGGCAACGGCGCCGCGATGCGGATCGCGCCGCTGGGCGCCTGGTACGCCGACGACCCTGAGCAGGCCACGCACCAGGCGGAGATCTCCGCCTACCCCACGCACCAGCACCGCGAGGCCGTGGTCGGCGCCATGGCCGTCGCCGCTGCCGCCGCCCTCGCCGCGGCGCCGGACGGCCCGCCCCGCGCCGAGGACCTCCTCGACGGGGTCATCGCGCTGGTGCCCGCGCGGAGCGCGGTCGGCGCGGGACTGCGCCGGGCGCGCGACATGCTCGACTACGGCGACGCGGCCACCGTCGCGGCCGTCCTCGGCTGCGGACGGCGTACGACCGCGCACGACACGGTGCCTTTCGCGCTCTGGTCCGCCGCCCGCTCCCTGGGCGACTACGAGCACGCCTTCTGGACGACCGCGCAGGTGGGCGGGGATGTCGACACCACCTGCGCCATCGTGGGCGGGGTGCTCGCGGCGGGCTCCGCGGGGGCGCCGCCCGAGGCGTGGGCGGAGCGGGTGGAGCCGTTGCCGGAGTGGGTGGCGCGGGTGGTCGAGGTCTGA
- the nrdR gene encoding transcriptional regulator NrdR has product MHCPFCRHPDSRVVDSRTTDDGTSIRRRRQCPDCSRRFTTVETCSLMVVKRSGVTEPFSRTKIINGVRKACQGRPVTEDALAQLGQRVEEAVRATGSAELTTHDVGLAILGPLQELDLVAYLRFASVYRAFDSLEDFEAAIAELRRAERPGADDGDGDGAAPGSREDDSGQEGAAQVPAPAPATG; this is encoded by the coding sequence ATGCACTGCCCCTTCTGCAGGCACCCCGACAGCCGTGTCGTCGACAGCCGTACGACCGACGACGGCACGTCGATCCGCAGGCGCCGCCAGTGCCCGGACTGCTCCCGTCGTTTCACGACCGTGGAGACGTGTTCGCTCATGGTGGTCAAGCGGTCGGGAGTCACCGAGCCGTTCAGCCGCACCAAGATCATCAACGGTGTGCGCAAGGCGTGCCAGGGACGGCCCGTCACCGAGGACGCCCTCGCCCAGCTCGGCCAGCGGGTCGAGGAAGCGGTGCGGGCCACCGGGAGCGCCGAGCTGACCACCCACGACGTGGGACTGGCCATACTCGGCCCGTTGCAGGAACTCGACCTCGTCGCCTACCTGCGGTTCGCGTCCGTGTACCGGGCGTTCGACTCGCTGGAGGACTTCGAGGCCGCGATCGCGGAACTCAGGCGGGCGGAGCGGCCCGGCGCGGACGACGGGGACGGCGACGGGGCCGCCCCGGGGAGCCGGGAAGACGACAGCGGGCAGGAGGGGGCCGCCCAGGTCCCCGCGCCCGCTCCCGCCACCGGCTGA
- a CDS encoding TetR/AcrR family transcriptional regulator, whose translation MVTSSWAAAQAQTVASRRRGAVLEQAILEAALEQLSTVGWNGLTMEGVAAGAQTGKAAVYRRWPSKEDLVADALRAALPEFDEAPDLGSVREDLLELCRRARDAMFSRPGCALRAVIHECDSAEAEHFHAVIVNGVIEPTLAKLREVVERGIERGEVRPDAANGYVFDIIPAMMMYRSKMCGSEWSDVDLEQMIDQLMIPLLRSHAS comes from the coding sequence ATGGTTACTTCGAGCTGGGCGGCTGCCCAGGCTCAGACGGTCGCCTCGCGCCGCCGTGGCGCCGTACTGGAACAGGCGATCCTCGAGGCCGCGCTGGAGCAGCTCAGCACGGTCGGCTGGAACGGCCTGACGATGGAAGGCGTCGCCGCCGGCGCCCAGACCGGGAAGGCCGCCGTCTACCGGCGCTGGCCCTCCAAGGAGGACCTCGTCGCGGACGCCCTGCGCGCCGCGCTGCCCGAGTTCGACGAGGCGCCGGACCTGGGGAGCGTGCGCGAGGACCTGCTGGAGCTGTGCCGCAGGGCCCGGGACGCGATGTTCTCCAGGCCCGGCTGCGCCCTGCGCGCGGTCATTCACGAGTGCGACAGCGCGGAGGCCGAGCACTTCCACGCGGTGATCGTCAACGGCGTCATCGAGCCGACCCTCGCGAAGCTCCGCGAGGTGGTCGAGCGCGGGATCGAGCGGGGAGAGGTGCGCCCCGACGCGGCCAACGGCTACGTCTTCGACATCATTCCGGCGATGATGATGTACCGCTCGAAGATGTGCGGCAGCGAATGGTCGGACGTCGATCTGGAGCAGATGATCGACCAGTTGATGATTCCGCTGCTGCGGTCGCACGCCTCCTGA
- a CDS encoding YdbC family protein — protein MLVKWIRCTVVDRRGFERGQRKWAGLLGEPGFRAQGGGWSRGRQDVAHIFSFWESRAFYDSFMARSHDRLAASQAGTFKDAQVRLFDHRFDVKTGFEPRFTDADLIRVALCRVHEERAEHFVLMQEKVWNPAMAGSPGMVRGLFGEAPGSEYLVLSMWRSAAEHGKYRTERVERLALRAQTEADVAALAGDIVDMEPAWTV, from the coding sequence GTGCTGGTCAAGTGGATTCGCTGCACCGTGGTGGACCGTCGGGGGTTCGAGCGGGGGCAGCGGAAGTGGGCGGGGCTTCTGGGGGAGCCGGGGTTTCGCGCGCAGGGCGGAGGATGGAGCCGGGGACGTCAGGACGTGGCGCACATCTTCTCCTTCTGGGAGAGCCGCGCCTTCTACGACTCCTTCATGGCCCGGTCCCACGACCGGCTCGCCGCGTCCCAGGCGGGCACCTTCAAGGACGCCCAGGTCAGGCTGTTCGACCACCGCTTCGACGTGAAGACCGGGTTCGAGCCGCGCTTCACCGACGCCGACCTGATCAGGGTCGCGCTGTGCCGGGTCCACGAGGAGCGCGCCGAGCACTTCGTCCTCATGCAGGAGAAGGTGTGGAACCCGGCGATGGCCGGCTCGCCCGGCATGGTGCGGGGGCTGTTCGGCGAGGCGCCGGGCAGCGAGTACCTGGTCCTGTCGATGTGGCGGTCCGCCGCCGAGCACGGCAAGTACCGGACCGAGCGCGTGGAGCGGCTGGCGCTGCGGGCCCAGACCGAGGCGGACGTCGCGGCCCTCGCGGGCGACATCGTCGACATGGAGCCCGCCTGGACGGTGTGA
- a CDS encoding MFS transporter — MTTSPLLQDPRPGAARRQGRPGIALAVIAACQLMVVLDATIVNIALPHIQNALQFSTTDLTWVVSAYTLTFGGLLLLGGRAGDILGRRRVFMSGILLFTAASLLGGLAQEPWQLLAARVLQGVGGAIASPTSLALITTTFPEGPERNRAFGVFAAVSAGGGAIGLLAGGMLTEWLDWRWVLFVNVPIGLLIAVLTPMYINESERHTGRFDIVGAVTSTAGMATLVYGFIRAAEEGWRDSLTIGSFVSSVLLLAGFALIESRAKEPITPLRMFADRNRSGTYVIMLSLAAAMFGMFFYIVLFVQNVLGYTPIEAGLAFLPVTVVIAAGAGVSQRFLPVFGPKPFMIIGSALAALGLAWQTLIDSDSSYVSGILGPMLIFGFGMGLNFVTLTLTAVSGVAQHEAGAASGLLNATQQVGGSVGLALLTTVFGTASRDEAEQQVPAFLAEGTAEQQAEFARTQQLPAPWGHEVLAQGISSAFIPAAAMAVLALAVAWLVIRVRRSDLEALSGSAGPGIG, encoded by the coding sequence GTGACCACCTCTCCTTTGCTCCAGGATCCACGGCCGGGTGCGGCCCGCCGACAAGGGCGTCCCGGTATCGCGCTCGCCGTCATCGCGGCCTGTCAACTCATGGTCGTACTCGACGCGACGATTGTGAACATCGCGCTCCCGCACATCCAGAATGCCCTGCAGTTCAGCACCACCGATCTGACGTGGGTGGTCAGCGCCTACACCCTGACCTTCGGCGGACTGCTGCTCCTCGGCGGCCGGGCGGGCGACATCCTCGGCCGCCGCCGCGTCTTCATGAGCGGCATCCTGCTGTTCACCGCGGCCTCCCTGCTCGGCGGACTGGCCCAGGAGCCCTGGCAACTGCTCGCCGCGCGCGTCCTGCAGGGCGTGGGCGGAGCGATCGCCTCGCCGACCTCGCTGGCACTCATCACCACCACGTTCCCGGAGGGCCCCGAACGCAACCGCGCCTTCGGCGTCTTCGCCGCGGTCTCGGCGGGCGGCGGCGCCATCGGGCTGCTCGCGGGCGGCATGCTCACCGAGTGGCTCGACTGGCGGTGGGTGCTCTTCGTCAACGTCCCCATCGGCCTGCTGATCGCCGTCCTCACGCCGATGTACATCAACGAGTCCGAACGGCACACCGGCCGCTTCGACATCGTGGGGGCGGTGACCTCGACGGCCGGTATGGCCACACTCGTCTACGGCTTCATCCGCGCGGCCGAGGAGGGGTGGCGGGACAGTCTCACCATCGGCTCCTTCGTCTCCTCGGTGCTCCTGCTGGCGGGCTTCGCCCTGATCGAGTCCCGCGCCAAGGAACCGATCACCCCGCTGCGGATGTTCGCCGACCGCAACCGCTCGGGCACGTACGTGATCATGCTCAGCCTCGCCGCGGCGATGTTCGGCATGTTCTTCTACATCGTTCTGTTCGTGCAGAACGTCCTCGGCTACACCCCGATCGAGGCCGGTCTCGCCTTCCTGCCCGTGACGGTCGTGATCGCCGCCGGGGCGGGGGTGTCGCAGCGGTTCCTGCCGGTGTTCGGACCCAAGCCGTTCATGATCATCGGCTCGGCGCTGGCCGCCCTCGGCCTGGCCTGGCAGACGCTGATCGACTCCGACAGCTCCTACGTCAGCGGCATTCTCGGGCCGATGCTGATCTTCGGCTTCGGCATGGGCCTGAACTTCGTGACGCTGACGCTCACCGCGGTCTCCGGAGTGGCCCAGCACGAGGCCGGCGCCGCCTCCGGTCTGCTCAACGCGACGCAGCAGGTGGGCGGATCGGTGGGCCTGGCACTGCTGACCACGGTGTTCGGCACGGCCAGCCGGGACGAGGCGGAGCAGCAGGTGCCGGCCTTCCTCGCCGAGGGGACGGCGGAGCAGCAGGCGGAGTTCGCCCGGACCCAGCAGCTTCCGGCGCCCTGGGGGCACGAGGTGCTCGCGCAGGGCATCTCCTCGGCGTTCATCCCGGCCGCCGCGATGGCCGTGCTGGCCCTGGCCGTCGCCTGGCTCGTCATCCGGGTCCGCAGGAGCGACCTGGAGGCGCTGTCCGGTTCGGCGGGACCGGGCATCGGCTGA
- the lexA gene encoding transcriptional repressor LexA, whose amino-acid sequence MTTTADSAAITAQDRSQGRIEPVHAMNEATNPEAHKRSLPGRPPGIRADSSGLTDRQRRVIEVIRDSVQRRGYPPSMREIGQAVGLSSTSSVAHQLMALERKGFLRRDPHRPRAYEVRGSDQAASVQPTDTAGKPAASYVPLIGRIAAGGPILAEESVEDVFPLPRQLVGDGELFVLKVVGDSMIEAAICDGDWVTVRRQPVAENGDIVAAMLDGEATVKRFKREDGHVWLLPHNAAYEPIPGDDATILGKVVAVLRRV is encoded by the coding sequence GTGACCACCACCGCAGACAGTGCCGCCATCACCGCCCAGGACCGCTCCCAGGGCCGCATCGAGCCGGTGCACGCGATGAACGAAGCCACGAATCCCGAGGCGCACAAGCGCTCCCTGCCGGGCCGGCCTCCCGGCATCCGGGCGGACAGCTCCGGACTCACCGACCGCCAGCGCCGGGTCATCGAGGTCATCAGGGACTCGGTGCAGCGCCGCGGCTACCCGCCGTCGATGCGTGAGATCGGCCAGGCGGTCGGACTGTCCAGCACCTCCTCCGTCGCGCACCAGCTCATGGCGCTGGAGCGCAAGGGTTTCCTGCGCCGTGACCCGCACCGCCCGCGCGCGTACGAGGTGCGGGGGTCCGACCAGGCCGCGTCCGTGCAGCCGACGGACACCGCCGGCAAGCCCGCCGCGTCCTACGTGCCGCTGATCGGCCGGATCGCCGCCGGTGGCCCGATCCTCGCGGAGGAGTCCGTCGAGGACGTCTTCCCTCTGCCCCGGCAGCTCGTCGGCGACGGTGAGCTGTTCGTGCTGAAGGTCGTGGGTGACTCCATGATCGAGGCCGCGATCTGCGACGGCGACTGGGTCACGGTCCGCCGCCAGCCGGTCGCCGAGAACGGCGACATCGTGGCGGCGATGCTCGACGGCGAGGCGACCGTGAAGCGGTTCAAGCGGGAGGACGGCCATGTGTGGCTGCTCCCGCACAACGCGGCCTACGAGCCGATCCCCGGCGACGACGCGACGATCCTCGGCAAGGTGGTGGCCGTCCTCCGCCGCGTCTGA
- a CDS encoding vitamin B12-dependent ribonucleotide reductase yields the protein MTETASGPARSSRAKASKAGKGLRVERIHTTPGVHPYDEVAWERRDVVMTNWRDGSVNFEQRGVEFPDFWSVNAVNIVTSKYFRGAVGTPQRETSLKQLIDRIVKTYRKAGEDNRYFASPADAEIFEHELAYALLHQIFSFNSPVWFNVGTPQPQQVSACFILSVDDSMESILDWYKEEGMIFKGGSGAGLNLSRIRSSKELLSSGGNASGPVSFMRGADASAGTIKSGGATRRAAKMVVLDVDHPDIEDFIETKVKEEEKIRVLRDAGFDMDLGGDDIASVQYQNANNSVRVNDEFMEAVEKGGKFGLRARMTGEVIEEVDAKALFRKIAEAAWACADPGIQYDGVINHWHTCPESGRITASNPCSEYMHLDNTSCNLASLNLMKFLKDDGKGDQSFETERFQKVVELVITAMDISICFADFPTQKIGENTRAFRQLGIGYANLGALLMATGHAYDSDGGRALAGAITSLMTGTAYRRSAELAAIVGPYDGYARNADAHKRVMKQHADANGTAVRMDDLDTPVWAAATEAWQDVLRLGETNGFRNAQASVLAPTGTIGLAMSCDTTGVEPDLALVKFKKLVGGGSMQIVNGTVPQALRRLGYQEEQIEAIVAHIAEHGNVIDAPGLKQEHYEVFDCAMGERAISPMGHVRMMAAIQPWISGAISKTVNMPETATVEEVEEIYFEAWKLGVKALAIYRDNCKVGQPLSAKTKEKEKAEVTEKAEETIRAAVEKVVEYRPVRKRLPKGRPGITTSFTVGGAEGYMTANSYPDDGLGEVFLKMSKQGSTLAGMMDAFSIAVSVGLQYGVPLETYVSKFTNMRFEPAGMTDDPDVRMAQSIVDYIFRRLALDFLPFETRSALGIHSAEERQRHLETGSYEPADEDVDVEGLAQSAPRAQELKAVTTPKAETEAVKPAPKQAHTSAELVEMQLGIQADAPLCFSCGTKMQRAGSCYICEGCGSTSGCS from the coding sequence ATGACAGAGACGGCGAGCGGTCCGGCACGTAGTTCCCGAGCCAAGGCGAGCAAGGCCGGCAAGGGACTGCGCGTCGAGCGCATTCACACCACCCCGGGGGTCCACCCGTACGACGAGGTGGCCTGGGAGCGCCGTGACGTCGTCATGACCAACTGGCGCGACGGCTCGGTCAACTTCGAGCAGCGCGGCGTGGAGTTCCCCGACTTCTGGTCGGTGAACGCGGTCAACATCGTCACCAGCAAGTACTTCCGCGGTGCCGTCGGCACCCCGCAGCGCGAGACCAGCCTCAAGCAGCTGATCGACCGCATCGTGAAGACGTACCGGAAGGCCGGCGAGGACAACAGGTACTTCGCCTCGCCCGCCGACGCCGAGATCTTCGAGCACGAGCTGGCCTACGCCCTCCTGCACCAGATCTTCAGCTTCAACAGCCCCGTGTGGTTCAACGTGGGCACGCCCCAGCCGCAGCAGGTCAGCGCCTGCTTCATCCTGTCCGTCGACGACTCCATGGAGTCGATCCTCGACTGGTACAAGGAAGAGGGCATGATCTTCAAGGGCGGCTCCGGCGCCGGCCTGAACCTCTCCCGCATCCGCTCCTCCAAGGAGCTGCTCTCCTCCGGCGGCAACGCCTCCGGCCCGGTCTCCTTCATGCGCGGCGCCGACGCCTCCGCCGGCACCATCAAGTCCGGCGGCGCCACCCGCCGCGCCGCGAAGATGGTCGTCCTCGACGTGGACCACCCCGACATCGAGGACTTCATCGAGACCAAGGTCAAGGAGGAGGAGAAGATCCGCGTCCTGCGCGACGCGGGCTTCGACATGGACCTGGGCGGCGACGACATCGCGTCCGTCCAGTACCAGAACGCCAACAACTCCGTGCGCGTCAACGACGAGTTCATGGAGGCCGTCGAGAAGGGCGGCAAGTTCGGCCTGCGTGCCCGCATGACCGGCGAGGTCATCGAGGAGGTCGACGCCAAGGCGCTCTTCCGCAAGATCGCCGAGGCCGCCTGGGCCTGCGCCGACCCGGGCATCCAGTACGACGGCGTCATCAACCACTGGCACACCTGCCCCGAGTCCGGCCGGATCACCGCGTCGAACCCGTGCAGCGAGTACATGCACCTGGACAACACGTCCTGCAACCTGGCCTCGCTGAACCTGATGAAGTTCCTCAAGGACGACGGCAAGGGCGACCAGTCGTTCGAGACCGAGCGCTTCCAGAAGGTCGTCGAGCTGGTCATCACCGCGATGGACATCTCGATCTGCTTCGCGGACTTCCCGACCCAGAAGATCGGTGAGAACACCCGCGCCTTCCGGCAGCTGGGCATCGGCTACGCCAACCTCGGCGCCCTGCTGATGGCCACCGGTCACGCCTACGACTCCGACGGCGGCCGCGCCCTGGCCGGTGCCATCACCTCCCTGATGACCGGCACCGCCTACCGCCGCTCCGCCGAGCTGGCCGCGATCGTCGGCCCGTACGACGGCTACGCCCGCAACGCCGACGCCCACAAGCGCGTCATGAAGCAGCACGCCGACGCCAACGGCACCGCCGTGCGCATGGACGACCTGGACACCCCGGTGTGGGCCGCCGCCACCGAGGCCTGGCAGGACGTGCTGCGCCTCGGCGAGACGAACGGCTTCCGCAACGCCCAGGCGTCCGTGCTCGCCCCGACCGGCACCATCGGCCTGGCGATGTCCTGCGACACCACCGGTGTCGAGCCCGACCTCGCCCTGGTCAAGTTCAAGAAGCTGGTCGGCGGCGGCTCGATGCAGATCGTCAACGGCACCGTCCCGCAGGCCCTGCGCCGCCTGGGCTACCAGGAGGAGCAGATCGAGGCGATCGTCGCCCACATCGCCGAGCACGGCAACGTGATCGACGCCCCCGGCCTCAAGCAGGAGCACTACGAGGTGTTCGACTGCGCCATGGGCGAGCGCGCCATCTCCCCGATGGGCCACGTCCGCATGATGGCCGCGATCCAGCCCTGGATCTCCGGCGCCATCTCCAAGACGGTCAACATGCCGGAGACGGCGACCGTCGAGGAGGTCGAGGAGATCTACTTCGAGGCCTGGAAGCTGGGCGTCAAGGCGCTCGCCATCTACCGCGACAACTGCAAGGTCGGCCAGCCGCTCTCCGCCAAGACCAAGGAGAAGGAGAAGGCCGAGGTCACCGAGAAGGCCGAGGAGACGATCCGCGCCGCGGTCGAGAAGGTCGTCGAGTACCGCCCGGTCCGCAAGCGTCTCCCCAAGGGCCGTCCCGGCATCACCACCTCCTTCACGGTGGGCGGCGCCGAGGGGTACATGACCGCCAACTCCTACCCGGACGACGGTCTCGGCGAGGTCTTCCTGAAGATGTCCAAGCAGGGGTCGACGCTCGCGGGCATGATGGACGCCTTCTCCATCGCCGTCTCGGTGGGCCTCCAGTACGGCGTGCCGCTGGAGACGTACGTCTCCAAGTTCACCAACATGCGCTTCGAGCCGGCCGGCATGACGGACGACCCGGACGTGCGGATGGCACAGTCGATCGTCGACTACATCTTCCGCCGCCTGGCGCTGGACTTCCTGCCGTTCGAGACGCGCTCCGCGCTCGGCATCCACTCCGCCGAGGAGCGGCAGCGTCACCTGGAGACCGGTTCGTACGAGCCGGCCGACGAGGACGTCGACGTCGAGGGCCTGGCGCAGTCGGCTCCGCGCGCCCAGGAGCTGAAGGCGGTCACCACGCCGAAGGCCGAGACCGAGGCGGTCAAGCCCGCTCCGAAGCAGGCCCACACCAGCGCCGAGCTGGTGGAGATGCAGCTGGGCATCCAGGCCGACGCCCCGCTGTGCTTCTCCTGCGGCACGAAGATGCAGCGGGCCGGTTCCTGCTACATCTGCGAGGGCTGCGGCTCGACCAGCGGCTGCAGCTGA
- a CDS encoding histidine phosphatase family protein gives MARPRRIVLVRHGESRGNVDDTVYEREPDHALGLTERGRKQAEETGERLRDLFGQERVSVYVSPYRRTLETLHSFHLDPDLIRVREEPRLREQDWGNWQDREDVRLQKAYRDAYGHFFYRFAQGESGADVYDRVGGFLESLFRSFEAPDHPPNVLIVTHGLAMRLFCMRWFHWTVAEFESLSNPGNAEVRMLVLGENGKYTLDRPFERWRDPEPYPITG, from the coding sequence ATGGCACGACCACGGCGCATCGTCCTTGTCCGGCACGGGGAATCAAGGGGCAATGTCGACGACACCGTCTACGAGCGCGAACCCGACCACGCCCTCGGCCTCACCGAACGGGGCAGGAAGCAGGCCGAGGAGACGGGCGAGCGGCTCCGCGACCTCTTCGGGCAGGAACGGGTCAGCGTCTACGTGTCCCCGTACCGACGGACGCTCGAGACCCTGCACTCCTTCCACCTCGACCCGGACCTGATACGCGTCCGGGAGGAGCCCCGGCTGCGCGAGCAGGACTGGGGCAACTGGCAGGACCGCGAGGACGTACGCCTGCAGAAGGCCTACCGGGACGCCTACGGGCACTTCTTCTACCGCTTCGCCCAGGGCGAGTCCGGCGCCGACGTCTACGACCGCGTCGGCGGTTTCCTGGAGAGCCTCTTCCGCAGCTTCGAGGCCCCGGACCACCCGCCGAACGTCCTCATCGTCACCCACGGCCTGGCCATGCGGCTGTTCTGCATGCGGTGGTTCCACTGGACCGTGGCGGAGTTCGAGTCGCTGTCCAACCCGGGGAACGCCGAGGTGAGGATGCTCGTCCTGGGCGAGAACGGAAAGTACACCCTCGACCGGCCTTTCGAGCGCTGGCGGGACCCGGAGCCCTACCCGATCACGGGATAG
- a CDS encoding TerD family protein — protein MNGLSKGIRKVEIALRWDPSPSGEPSTDLDLVAAPYLEGDPHGDPAYVVHFDSRSPDGTITLSRDSQDGKGFGYDEVMTLELDRLDRRYGRVVVGVVIQQHQARRTFSEVGNPGLRIREGYDVLAEDDFGGVPGVAAATVAEFVREGTGRWEFRAGVHGFDGDPVGFPREMGAARRT, from the coding sequence GTGAACGGCCTCAGCAAGGGGATCCGCAAGGTCGAGATCGCGCTGCGGTGGGATCCGAGTCCGTCGGGAGAGCCCTCCACCGACCTCGATCTCGTCGCCGCGCCCTACCTGGAGGGCGACCCGCACGGCGACCCCGCCTACGTGGTGCACTTCGACAGCCGCTCCCCCGACGGCACCATCACGCTCAGCCGGGACAGCCAGGACGGCAAGGGGTTCGGGTACGACGAGGTCATGACGCTGGAGCTGGACCGCCTGGACCGGCGGTACGGGCGCGTGGTGGTCGGGGTCGTCATCCAGCAGCACCAGGCGCGGCGGACGTTCTCCGAGGTGGGCAACCCGGGGCTGCGCATCCGCGAGGGCTACGACGTCCTGGCGGAGGACGACTTCGGCGGGGTGCCCGGGGTGGCGGCGGCCACGGTCGCGGAGTTCGTCCGGGAGGGCACGGGCCGCTGGGAGTTCAGGGCGGGCGTGCACGGCTTCGACGGCGACCCGGTGGGCTTTCCCCGCGAGATGGGCGCGGCCCGCCGGACCTGA